One stretch of Ipomoea triloba cultivar NCNSP0323 chromosome 8, ASM357664v1 DNA includes these proteins:
- the LOC116026813 gene encoding chitinase 5-like produces the protein MANFGSFLVCLALIALSLGLSSAQNCGCAGGLCCSKWGYCGIGDPYCGEGCREGPCYNPPSGGGSVANIVSEAFFNGIAGQAASWCEGKGFYTRNSFLDAVNSYPQFGTVGSADDSKREVAAFFAHVTHETGHMCYINEIGGGSRDYCDRTNTQYPCAPGKKYYGRGPIQLSWNFNYGPAGQSIGFDGLNNPDVVATNPTISFKTALWFWMNNCHSLITSGQGFGATIRAINGQLECNGANPDTVRKRVEYYTQYCQQLGVNPGNNLQC, from the exons ATGGCGAATTTTGGTTCATTTTTGGTATGCTTGGCTCTTATTGCACTGTCCCTAGGGTTGAGCTCGGCCCAAAACTGTGGCTGCGCTGGTGGGCTGTGTTGCAGCAAATGGGGGTATTGCGGCATTGGGGATCCCTACTGCGGCGAAGGGTGCCGGGAAGGGCCGTGCTACAACCCCCCTAGCGGCGGCGGCTCCGTCGCCAACATTGTGTCAGAAGCGTTTTTCAACGGAATTGCCGGCCAGGCGGCTTCCTGGTGCGAAGGGAAGGGGTTCTACACGCGAAACTCGTTCCTTGACGCCGTCAACTCCTACCCGCAGTTCGGAACGGTTGGGAGCGCCGATGACTCTAAGCGGGAAGTTGCGGCGTTTTTCGCCCACGTTACTCATGAAACTGGAC ATATGTGCTACATAAATGAGATCGGCGGTGGATCCAGAGACTACTGCGACAGGACCAACACACAGTATCCCTGCGCACCAGGAAAGAAGTACTACGGCCGTGGACCCATCCAACTATCCTGGAATTTCAACTATGGACCGGCCGGCCAAAGCATCGGTTTCGACGGCCTAAACAACCCTGACGTCGTCGCCACAAACCCGACTATTTCCTTCAAGACCGCCTTGTGGTTTTGGATGAACAACTGCCATTCTCTCATCACATCCGGTCAGGGTTTTGGCGCCACCATTCGCGCCATCAACGGCCAACTTGAATGCAATGGGGCTAATCCAGACACTGTTAGGAAGAGGGTTGAGTATTACACACAGTACTGCCAGCAACTTGGTGTCAATCCTGGAAATAACCTCCAATGCTAA